The Azospirillum baldaniorum genome window below encodes:
- a CDS encoding aldehyde dehydrogenase family protein, whose translation MEANRNPARPGEVIGHYAWASVEQAEEALGAAHAALPGWAASNPQTRSDVLRRVGDELNARAEELGALLTREEGKTLREGIGEVRRSAQIFHYAAGEPLRQGGEALPGLRDGTTAMVSREPVGVVVLITPWNFPMAVPAWKTAYALAFGNTVVLKPSEVTPACAWELADILHRAGLPAGAFNLVVGDGRTLGPALVDGADAVSFTGSPGVGRAILERSVARMTRVQLELGGKNPLVVHDDADLDLAADIALQGAFHSTGQRCTATSRIIVDRRVHDAFVELLVTRIAALRVGDPMDAATDMGPVVSEAQLAKDLHCIADARSEGAELAFGGGRMDGDGYFLEPTLFVGTDNAMRINRHEVFGPVACVIPADGLDHAIAIANDSEHALSSGIVTRGLASAETFRRRSRAGLVMVNAPTAGIDYHVPFGGRGPSGYGGREQGSAAVEFFTEGKTAYINHGIAG comes from the coding sequence ATGGAAGCGAACCGCAACCCGGCGCGGCCAGGCGAGGTGATCGGCCATTATGCCTGGGCCTCGGTCGAGCAGGCGGAAGAGGCGCTCGGCGCCGCACACGCGGCCTTGCCGGGTTGGGCGGCGAGCAATCCGCAGACCCGCTCCGACGTGTTGCGGCGGGTCGGCGACGAGTTGAACGCCCGCGCCGAAGAACTGGGCGCTTTGCTGACGCGAGAGGAAGGCAAAACGCTGCGTGAGGGCATCGGCGAAGTCCGGCGCAGCGCACAGATCTTCCACTATGCGGCCGGGGAGCCGCTCCGCCAGGGTGGCGAAGCCCTTCCCGGTCTGCGCGACGGCACCACCGCCATGGTCAGCCGTGAACCGGTCGGCGTCGTCGTCCTGATCACGCCGTGGAATTTCCCGATGGCGGTTCCCGCCTGGAAGACCGCTTATGCGCTCGCTTTCGGCAACACGGTGGTCTTGAAGCCCTCGGAAGTCACGCCGGCCTGCGCCTGGGAACTGGCGGACATCCTGCACCGCGCGGGGCTGCCCGCCGGCGCCTTCAATCTGGTGGTGGGGGACGGCCGGACGCTGGGACCGGCGTTGGTCGACGGAGCCGACGCGGTCAGCTTCACCGGCTCGCCGGGGGTTGGCCGGGCGATCCTGGAGCGCTCGGTCGCCCGCATGACCCGCGTCCAGCTTGAGCTTGGCGGCAAGAACCCTCTGGTGGTTCATGACGACGCCGATCTGGATCTGGCGGCGGACATCGCGTTGCAGGGGGCTTTTCATTCCACCGGACAGCGTTGCACGGCGACCAGCCGCATCATCGTCGATCGCCGGGTGCACGACGCTTTCGTCGAACTGCTGGTGACGAGGATCGCCGCCCTGCGCGTCGGCGATCCCATGGACGCGGCGACGGACATGGGGCCGGTCGTCAGCGAAGCCCAGCTCGCCAAGGACCTGCACTGCATCGCGGATGCGCGCAGCGAAGGCGCGGAGCTGGCCTTCGGCGGCGGACGCATGGATGGGGACGGCTATTTTCTGGAACCGACCTTGTTCGTCGGCACCGACAACGCCATGCGGATCAACCGGCACGAAGTGTTCGGCCCGGTCGCCTGCGTCATCCCGGCGGATGGGCTCGATCACGCCATCGCCATCGCCAACGACAGCGAACACGCCCTGTCGAGCGGCATCGTCACGCGTGGGCTGGCGTCGGCCGAAACCTTCCGCCGCCGTTCACGGGCCGGCCTCGTCATGGTCAACGCTCCCACCGCCGGCATCGAC
- a CDS encoding CaiB/BaiF CoA transferase family protein: MTLPESPHDEAGNRAAGPMSLAGLRVLDLSRVLAGPWASQILGDLGADIIKIEHPEKGDDTRSWGPPNLRPTPGDRTDDPPSAYYLSCNRNKRSLAIDIAKPEGAALVRRLARSCDVVLENFKVGGLSRYGLDYESLKRENPALVYCSITGFGQTGPYAPRGGYDFLIQGMSGLMSVTGQPEGAPGSEPLKVGVPVSDLFTGLYATIAVLAALRHRDRAGEGQHIDCALLDTQVAVLANQGMNWLVGGQVPKRLGNGHPNVVPYRCFATADGHIIVAVGNDGQFRALCRLLNREDLLADERFASNPGRQAHRAELEATLADSMARWTSADLIEALSGGGVPAGPINRIDQVFDDPQVVARGLVHRLETPGGTPVPIVGFPARLSRTPACYRRVPPRLGEQTDEVLSDLLDLTGNELEELRAGGVIGTAGRS, encoded by the coding sequence GTGACCTTGCCCGAATCACCCCACGACGAAGCCGGCAACCGTGCCGCCGGCCCGATGTCCCTGGCTGGGCTGCGGGTGCTCGACCTCAGCCGTGTGCTGGCCGGTCCTTGGGCATCCCAAATTCTGGGCGACCTCGGCGCCGATATCATCAAGATTGAGCATCCGGAAAAGGGCGATGACACCCGTTCCTGGGGGCCGCCCAACCTGCGGCCCACGCCGGGGGACCGAACCGACGATCCGCCCAGCGCTTATTACTTGAGCTGCAACCGAAACAAGCGGTCACTGGCCATCGACATCGCCAAACCGGAAGGGGCGGCTCTCGTCCGTCGGCTGGCACGAAGCTGCGACGTCGTCCTGGAGAATTTCAAGGTCGGCGGCCTGTCTCGCTACGGTTTGGATTACGAGAGCCTGAAGCGGGAGAACCCCGCCCTGGTTTACTGTTCCATCACCGGCTTTGGCCAGACCGGCCCCTACGCACCCCGCGGCGGCTATGATTTCCTGATCCAGGGCATGAGCGGGCTGATGAGCGTCACAGGCCAGCCGGAGGGGGCACCCGGCAGCGAGCCGCTCAAAGTCGGAGTGCCGGTGTCGGACCTGTTCACCGGGCTTTATGCCACCATTGCCGTGTTGGCGGCGTTGCGCCACCGTGATCGCGCCGGCGAGGGCCAGCACATCGATTGCGCTCTGCTGGACACCCAGGTCGCCGTGCTCGCCAACCAGGGCATGAACTGGCTGGTTGGTGGTCAGGTGCCGAAGCGGCTCGGCAACGGACATCCCAATGTCGTCCCCTATCGCTGCTTTGCGACGGCCGATGGCCACATCATCGTCGCCGTCGGCAACGACGGGCAATTCCGTGCCCTGTGTCGTCTGCTGAATCGCGAGGATTTGCTGGCGGACGAGCGGTTCGCCAGCAACCCCGGCCGGCAGGCCCACCGCGCGGAGCTGGAGGCCACGTTGGCGGACAGCATGGCACGGTGGACGTCCGCGGACCTGATCGAAGCGCTGTCCGGCGGCGGGGTCCCGGCCGGCCCGATCAATCGCATCGATCAAGTGTTCGACGATCCGCAAGTGGTGGCCCGTGGTCTTGTCCATCGGTTGGAAACGCCCGGCGGCACGCCGGTGCCGATCGTCGGCTTTCCGGCGCGCCTGTCCCGGACCCCGGCCTGCTACCGGCGTGTGCCGCCCCGTCTGGGAGAGCAGACGGACGAGGTGCTGTCCGATCTGCTGGACCTCACCGGAAACGAACTTGAGGAGCTGCGGGCCGGTGGCGTGATCGGCACCGCGGGGCGCTCGTGA
- a CDS encoding IclR family transcriptional regulator domain-containing protein has product MPSFKPVAALTRGLDVLRIVNELRDASVAALHKETGLDKATIVRMLETLEHEGYVTRNPSNSGYVATGRTLQLSRGYDLHHRIGLLCEPILTEFRQAIGWPSDVALFDHDAMIVVQTSRETGPLFFNRRPGFRAPILETSIGRAYLAFCADSERERILARLRPRTDPANALASDPQRLEALLSDVRARGFACMDDSYSDREYSGQLWAMAVPVRDEQGILATLNIMMLRSAVSPESAQERFLDMLITNANRLAHVLRHASCG; this is encoded by the coding sequence ATGCCTTCCTTCAAACCCGTTGCGGCCCTGACCCGAGGCCTTGACGTCCTGCGCATCGTCAACGAACTGCGCGATGCGTCCGTTGCCGCTCTGCACAAGGAGACGGGGCTCGACAAGGCCACGATCGTGCGAATGCTGGAGACGCTGGAGCATGAAGGTTACGTGACCCGCAACCCATCCAACTCAGGGTACGTCGCTACCGGGCGCACGCTGCAGCTTAGCCGTGGTTACGACCTGCACCACCGGATTGGGCTGCTGTGCGAACCGATCCTGACGGAGTTCCGTCAGGCGATCGGTTGGCCATCCGACGTGGCGCTGTTCGATCACGACGCCATGATCGTCGTCCAGACGAGCCGCGAAACGGGACCGCTGTTCTTCAACCGCCGCCCTGGTTTTCGCGCGCCGATCCTGGAAACCTCCATTGGGCGGGCGTATCTCGCATTCTGCGCCGACAGCGAACGGGAACGGATTCTTGCACGCCTGAGGCCCCGCACCGATCCCGCCAACGCCCTGGCCAGCGATCCGCAACGTCTTGAGGCTCTGCTCAGCGACGTGCGGGCCCGAGGTTTCGCATGCATGGACGACTCTTACAGCGACCGTGAATATTCTGGCCAGCTTTGGGCCATGGCGGTGCCGGTGCGTGACGAGCAGGGTATTCTCGCAACGCTCAACATCATGATGCTGCGCAGCGCTGTTTCCCCGGAATCCGCCCAGGAGCGGTTCCTTGATATGCTCATAACGAACGCCAACCGACTTGCCCATGTCCTCCGTCATGCTTCTTGCGGGTAA
- a CDS encoding methyltransferase domain-containing protein, with product MLDIGCNDGTLLRAYPAASARVGVDPSDIAAGLAGDVTVVNTFFPSEAALTELAGARFDIVTSIAMFYDIEDPCGAAAAIARLLAPDGLWVLELSYLPLLLLRNAFDTVSTSIWSITASPCGGRRRRRDPAPP from the coding sequence GTGCTCGACATCGGCTGCAACGACGGTACCCTGCTCCGCGCCTACCCCGCGGCGTCGGCGCGGGTCGGGGTCGATCCGTCCGACATCGCTGCCGGGCTCGCAGGCGACGTCACCGTCGTCAACACCTTCTTTCCGTCCGAAGCCGCGCTGACGGAACTCGCCGGCGCCCGGTTCGACATCGTGACCTCCATCGCCATGTTCTACGACATCGAGGATCCCTGCGGGGCCGCCGCCGCGATCGCCCGGCTGCTCGCTCCGGACGGGCTGTGGGTGTTGGAACTGTCCTACCTGCCGCTCCTGCTGCTGCGGAACGCCTTCGACACGGTCTCCACGAGCATCTGGAGTATTACAGCCTCACCGTGCGGTGGGCGTCGAAGAAGGCGGGATCCAGCGCCGCCGTGA
- a CDS encoding ELWxxDGT repeat protein, with amino-acid sequence MSLTKIAVFTATMQNTGAELWVTDGTPLGTRLIADIRPGEEGSAPQDAVVAGEKVFFTADDGLHGRELWVTDGTSSGTRMFDAAAGAASGAPDDLTVVGNRLFFTADDGIHGRELWVSDGTAAGTRMVADLMPGIQGSSPSALTAAHGRIYLHADGDTRDGIWSSDGTAAGTVLFHEMTPLPTWSYGITLVSMNDRGLAFHEGAASWPSKLAFVNANGTATAFANLIPDSGAVRYSPSPDGLVVSVTNVIDWTGSMEWPTAVRHSTFWVTDGTSEGTRYLGDLTMQGWDLERIVGVRNGHVVFTTDMDTYRVEQGSASLIGILEEATGKVSFLPSQELANPLGWLDRGAPGDDGDRLLFLDESYWSGSQRLLASDGTAGGTAELHQNDWMYQDIEIAGGRAFFLTDQSGADPAALWVTDGTPEGTHKVQDTSGGAVGDKLLGDLDGHMLGFDRDYAAKTDRFFLSDGTTDGTIVLAELPPGTGNDYWDHTAKLLGVIAAPDGIHRGSQGNDTLLGGDGADRIHGLGGDDRILAGAGDDRLNGGAGADFIDGAEGADRLYGMSGRDVLLPGAGRDIVDGGIGDDVLLAERDGESDQFFFAPGSGADVLTAFDPLLDVIILKGFEQDIGTAAWRAEHITELGGSVHVDLGGGDSILVLDAMAQDLRFTVIDPGL; translated from the coding sequence ATGTCACTAACGAAGATCGCTGTTTTCACAGCCACGATGCAAAACACGGGCGCTGAACTTTGGGTCACCGACGGCACGCCGTTGGGAACGCGCCTTATTGCCGACATCAGACCCGGCGAGGAGGGAAGCGCCCCCCAGGACGCCGTCGTCGCCGGCGAAAAGGTATTCTTCACCGCCGACGACGGCCTGCACGGACGCGAACTCTGGGTCACGGATGGCACCAGCAGCGGGACCCGGATGTTCGACGCTGCGGCCGGCGCCGCATCAGGCGCCCCGGACGACCTGACTGTGGTCGGCAACCGGCTGTTCTTCACTGCAGACGATGGGATTCACGGCCGTGAGTTGTGGGTGAGCGACGGGACCGCGGCGGGGACGCGGATGGTTGCCGACCTCATGCCGGGGATACAAGGGTCCTCCCCATCGGCGTTGACGGCTGCACACGGCCGGATCTACCTGCACGCAGACGGTGACACTCGGGATGGGATCTGGAGTTCCGACGGCACCGCCGCCGGAACTGTCCTCTTCCATGAGATGACGCCGCTGCCCACCTGGTCCTACGGCATCACACTGGTCAGCATGAATGATAGGGGGCTGGCCTTCCACGAGGGGGCGGCGTCCTGGCCTTCCAAGCTCGCCTTCGTCAATGCCAACGGCACCGCGACGGCCTTTGCGAACCTCATCCCCGACAGCGGGGCGGTCCGCTATTCCCCCTCGCCTGATGGGCTTGTGGTGTCAGTCACGAATGTCATCGACTGGACCGGGAGCATGGAGTGGCCTACCGCCGTCCGTCATTCAACCTTCTGGGTCACCGATGGCACGTCCGAGGGCACGCGCTACCTTGGCGACCTGACCATGCAAGGTTGGGACCTTGAGCGGATCGTCGGCGTGCGCAACGGCCATGTGGTGTTCACGACCGACATGGATACCTACCGGGTGGAACAAGGTTCTGCCTCCCTGATTGGCATTTTGGAGGAGGCTACTGGCAAGGTGAGCTTCCTGCCGAGCCAGGAACTCGCCAACCCGCTCGGATGGCTCGATAGGGGAGCGCCCGGCGATGATGGAGATCGCCTTCTCTTCTTGGACGAAAGCTATTGGTCGGGCTCGCAACGCCTTCTGGCGAGCGATGGCACAGCTGGGGGGACCGCCGAACTTCATCAGAACGATTGGATGTACCAGGACATTGAGATTGCCGGCGGCCGGGCCTTCTTTCTGACGGACCAGAGCGGAGCCGATCCCGCTGCTCTGTGGGTGACCGATGGCACGCCCGAAGGCACGCACAAGGTGCAGGACACATCGGGGGGAGCCGTTGGCGACAAGCTCCTCGGGGATCTTGATGGCCACATGCTGGGGTTCGATCGTGATTACGCCGCCAAGACGGATCGGTTCTTCCTGTCCGACGGCACGACGGACGGCACCATCGTACTTGCAGAGCTTCCCCCTGGAACAGGGAACGATTATTGGGATCACACGGCCAAGCTGCTCGGTGTCATCGCAGCACCGGACGGTATCCACCGAGGATCCCAAGGCAACGACACGTTGCTGGGCGGAGATGGTGCGGACCGGATTCATGGATTGGGTGGTGACGACCGCATCTTGGCCGGTGCCGGGGACGACCGGTTGAACGGCGGCGCCGGCGCAGACTTCATCGACGGGGCGGAAGGTGCCGATCGCCTTTATGGCATGTCCGGGCGGGATGTCCTCTTGCCGGGGGCTGGGCGCGACATCGTGGATGGCGGCATCGGCGACGATGTCTTGCTTGCCGAGCGGGACGGCGAGAGCGACCAGTTCTTCTTCGCCCCAGGCAGCGGCGCTGATGTGCTGACCGCCTTCGACCCGCTGCTGGACGTCATCATTCTGAAGGGGTTCGAGCAGGACATCGGTACGGCGGCATGGCGGGCGGAGCACATCACCGAGTTGGGGGGAAGCGTGCATGTCGATCTCGGAGGCGGGGACAGCATCCTCGTCCTGGACGCGATGGCACAGGACCTCCGCTTTACGGTCATCGACCCAGGCCTCTGA
- a CDS encoding RNA polymerase sigma factor produces the protein MTGSVSAWARKIAELFDAHRLRVERAIARRTGDPQTAGDLAQDAFLRLARLPDGEAIQNPAGLLYVVADRVALDHCRAAKRQRLREAGPPDEELPSSGPGADMVVERNQTMARLRGAIDSLPPKTRDVFLLYHVEGLSYRAIGERLGISPRTVEYHLRTALEQCRAHMKRRPMR, from the coding sequence ATGACGGGCTCCGTAAGCGCTTGGGCGCGCAAGATCGCGGAGTTGTTTGATGCGCATCGACTGCGCGTTGAGCGTGCCATCGCGCGGCGGACCGGGGATCCGCAAACGGCGGGCGATCTCGCGCAGGATGCCTTCCTGCGGCTGGCCCGCTTGCCCGATGGCGAGGCGATCCAGAATCCGGCCGGCCTGCTGTATGTGGTGGCCGACCGCGTGGCGCTGGACCATTGCCGGGCTGCCAAGCGCCAGCGCCTGCGTGAGGCCGGCCCGCCAGACGAGGAGTTGCCCTCCTCCGGCCCCGGTGCCGACATGGTGGTCGAGCGGAACCAGACCATGGCCCGGCTGCGCGGCGCCATCGACTCCCTGCCGCCCAAAACCCGTGACGTCTTCCTCCTCTATCATGTCGAAGGTTTGTCCTACCGCGCCATTGGTGAGCGGCTTGGCATCTCCCCCCGCACGGTGGAGTACCATCTGCGCACGGCGCTGGAGCAGTGCCGCGCGCATATGAAGCGGCGTCCAATGCGATGA
- a CDS encoding FecR family protein, producing MDHQDGQRSEPAEGGPLEGGPDEDRLFSEANAWHFRLQSDDVRPAERAAFAEWLARSPAHSHAWTGLQILLHDLKEPARAAYAGSRIASPRRPAATGMRRLAMAMTILLVVGGLGGWHGPTLYQNAVADQVTSTGQRRTLTLPDGSTVDMNGDTALALDYRDGERRVRILRGEAWFQVTRDPDHPFVVDGGAGAARVLGTQFSVRRENDRTTVTVGEGLVEVVAHRNADSSAPWPDSVRLHPGESAEADAHGVTGPRAADPAVAFAWRQGQIVFRQQSLASVITALNRQWPGRVVLLNDEAAERVVSAVFALDRPDAVLDALERGLGVRATRITPYLTLLR from the coding sequence ATGGATCATCAGGATGGACAGCGCAGCGAGCCGGCGGAAGGCGGCCCGCTGGAAGGCGGCCCGGACGAGGACCGGCTGTTCTCGGAAGCCAACGCGTGGCACTTCCGCCTGCAATCCGACGACGTCCGGCCGGCGGAACGCGCCGCCTTTGCCGAATGGCTGGCCCGCAGTCCGGCTCACTCCCACGCCTGGACCGGCCTGCAGATCCTCCTTCACGACCTGAAGGAACCCGCCCGCGCCGCCTATGCCGGGTCACGCATCGCGTCTCCCCGCCGCCCCGCGGCGACCGGTATGCGGCGCCTTGCCATGGCTATGACGATCCTGCTGGTGGTCGGCGGCCTCGGCGGCTGGCACGGACCGACGCTGTACCAGAACGCCGTCGCGGATCAGGTGACTTCGACCGGACAGCGCCGGACCTTGACCCTTCCGGATGGCTCCACGGTCGACATGAACGGCGACACCGCACTGGCGCTCGATTATCGAGATGGCGAGCGGCGCGTCCGGATTCTGCGCGGCGAGGCGTGGTTCCAGGTCACGCGCGATCCCGACCATCCCTTCGTCGTCGATGGCGGGGCGGGTGCCGCCCGTGTGCTGGGAACCCAATTCAGCGTCCGGCGCGAGAACGACCGCACGACGGTCACCGTCGGCGAAGGGCTGGTGGAGGTCGTCGCCCATCGGAACGCCGACAGCAGCGCCCCCTGGCCCGACAGCGTCCGCCTGCACCCCGGCGAGAGCGCGGAGGCCGACGCCCACGGCGTGACCGGACCACGGGCGGCGGACCCCGCCGTCGCCTTCGCGTGGCGCCAGGGCCAGATCGTCTTCCGCCAGCAGTCGCTCGCCTCCGTCATCACGGCTCTGAACCGGCAATGGCCGGGCCGGGTGGTCCTGCTGAACGACGAGGCGGCGGAACGAGTCGTATCCGCCGTCTTCGCGCTCGACCGGCCGGACGCCGTGCTCGATGCGCTGGAGCGCGGCCTCGGCGTGCGCGCCACCCGCATCACTCCCTACCTGACCCTGCTCCGCTGA
- a CDS encoding TonB-dependent receptor: MLPGRLLATTMLIVPGLLLFSAPAAVAQSIQESIPAGPVTFAIAPQSVDGALAAFSTATRIQVLTPGAVTQGVNSPGVSGSMTAREGLNRLLSGTGLAARFLNTETVTVERVAAGDAVLLDPVQVEGSRGATGPGALPPAYAGGQVARGGRIGALGNQDAMDVPFSITSYTAETIRNQQADTIADVLANDPAVRSSLGYGNFAESFVIRGFQLAGEDLSVDGLYGTAPRQIVATNMFERVEVLKGANAFLNGAAPSGSGIGGGVNLVPKRAEDEPLTRLTASYAMDSRLGLSADVGRRFGDANQFGVRANAAVRGGDTAIDDEERTLKLGSLALDYRGERARVTLDVGTQTQRVEQGRPVVYVGSFVPAVPSASQNYAQPWSYSRMRDTFGQIRAEYDILPNLTAYGAFGLRSMREDGDYASPTITRPDGTGTVRRLTVPREDDTVTGQGGVRADLQTGPLRHQLNAGASALRTTNNNGFEFGTTSTINLYNMVGFPRPATTSASGMVGDLPKVSESVLRSVYASDTVSILNDRVMVTAGLRQQNIQVRGYNRANGARTSDYDQSALTPVVGLVVKPIETLSLYANRIEGLAQGPTAPSTAVNSGEIFEPYRSVQYEVGGKLDFGSFGGSLSLFQTTQPSGVTDAFTRVYSVSGEQRNRGIELMLYGEPVQGVRLLGGATFIDPELSDTGSAATEGKDAVGVPRHQFNANVEWDLPFLPASFPTVTVTGRMIHTGSQYLNTANTLKIPSWTRFDVGARMIAEVQNRPVTIRAAVENVTDKAYWASASGGYLSQGNPLTAKLSVSVDF; encoded by the coding sequence GTGCTCCCGGGACGGCTCCTGGCGACGACGATGCTGATCGTGCCGGGCCTTCTGCTGTTCAGCGCGCCCGCGGCCGTCGCGCAGTCGATCCAGGAGTCGATCCCGGCCGGTCCGGTGACCTTCGCCATTGCGCCACAGTCGGTGGACGGGGCGCTTGCCGCCTTCTCCACCGCCACGCGCATCCAGGTGCTGACCCCCGGTGCGGTGACCCAGGGCGTCAATTCTCCCGGCGTCAGCGGATCGATGACCGCGCGCGAGGGGCTGAACCGTCTGCTGTCCGGCACCGGACTGGCCGCCCGCTTCCTCAACACCGAGACCGTGACGGTCGAGCGCGTGGCCGCCGGCGACGCCGTCCTGCTCGATCCGGTGCAGGTCGAAGGAAGCCGGGGCGCCACCGGTCCGGGCGCTCTGCCCCCGGCCTACGCCGGCGGTCAGGTGGCGCGGGGCGGGCGCATCGGCGCGCTGGGCAACCAGGACGCGATGGACGTTCCATTCTCCATCACCAGCTACACCGCCGAAACCATCCGCAACCAGCAGGCGGATACCATCGCCGACGTTCTGGCCAACGACCCGGCGGTGCGCAGCAGCCTCGGCTATGGCAATTTCGCCGAGAGCTTCGTCATCCGCGGCTTCCAGCTGGCGGGGGAGGACCTGTCGGTCGACGGCCTCTACGGCACCGCTCCGCGCCAGATCGTCGCCACCAACATGTTCGAACGGGTGGAGGTGCTGAAGGGCGCCAACGCCTTCCTCAACGGCGCGGCCCCCAGCGGGTCCGGCATCGGCGGCGGCGTGAACCTCGTGCCCAAGCGGGCGGAGGACGAACCGCTGACCCGGCTGACCGCCAGCTACGCCATGGACAGCCGGCTCGGCCTGTCCGCCGATGTGGGCCGGCGGTTCGGCGACGCCAACCAGTTCGGCGTGCGCGCCAACGCCGCGGTCCGCGGCGGCGACACGGCCATCGACGACGAGGAGCGGACGCTGAAGCTCGGCTCCCTGGCGCTGGATTACCGTGGCGAGCGCGCCCGCGTGACGCTCGACGTCGGCACCCAGACCCAGCGGGTGGAGCAGGGACGCCCGGTGGTCTATGTCGGCAGCTTCGTCCCGGCGGTGCCGTCGGCCTCGCAGAATTACGCGCAGCCCTGGAGCTATTCGCGGATGCGCGACACCTTCGGCCAGATCCGCGCCGAATACGACATCCTGCCCAACCTGACCGCCTACGGCGCCTTCGGCCTGCGCAGCATGCGCGAGGATGGCGACTATGCCTCTCCCACCATCACGCGGCCCGACGGCACCGGCACGGTCCGGCGCCTGACCGTCCCGCGCGAGGACGACACCGTCACCGGCCAGGGCGGCGTCCGGGCCGACCTGCAGACCGGTCCGCTCCGGCACCAGCTGAACGCCGGAGCCTCCGCGCTGCGGACGACCAACAACAACGGCTTCGAGTTCGGCACGACCTCCACCATCAACCTCTACAACATGGTCGGCTTCCCGCGCCCGGCGACGACCTCGGCCAGCGGCATGGTCGGCGATCTGCCGAAGGTCAGCGAGTCGGTGCTGCGCAGCGTCTACGCGTCGGACACCGTGTCGATCCTGAACGACCGGGTGATGGTCACCGCCGGCCTGCGCCAGCAGAACATCCAGGTTCGCGGATACAACCGGGCCAACGGCGCCCGCACCTCCGATTACGACCAGTCGGCGCTGACGCCGGTGGTCGGGCTGGTGGTGAAGCCGATCGAGACGCTGTCGCTCTACGCCAACCGGATCGAGGGTCTGGCGCAGGGGCCGACTGCCCCGTCCACGGCGGTCAATTCTGGAGAGATCTTCGAGCCCTACCGGTCGGTCCAGTACGAGGTCGGCGGCAAGCTGGACTTCGGCAGCTTCGGCGGCTCGCTGTCGCTGTTCCAGACCACGCAGCCCAGCGGCGTCACCGACGCGTTCACCCGCGTCTACAGCGTGTCCGGCGAACAGCGCAACCGCGGCATCGAACTGATGCTGTACGGCGAACCGGTGCAGGGCGTTCGGCTGCTCGGTGGCGCCACCTTCATCGATCCGGAGCTGAGCGACACCGGCAGCGCCGCGACCGAGGGCAAGGACGCCGTCGGCGTGCCGCGCCACCAGTTCAACGCCAACGTCGAATGGGATCTGCCCTTCCTCCCCGCGTCCTTCCCCACCGTGACGGTGACCGGGCGCATGATCCACACGGGCTCGCAGTATCTCAACACCGCCAACACGCTGAAGATTCCCAGCTGGACCCGCTTCGATGTCGGCGCGCGGATGATCGCCGAGGTCCAGAACCGTCCGGTCACCATCCGGGCGGCGGTCGAGAACGTGACCGACAAGGCCTATTGGGCGTCGGCCTCCGGCGGCTATCTGAGCCAGGGCAACCCGCTGACGGCCAAGCTGTCGGTGTCGGTGGATTTCTGA